One Zeugodacus cucurbitae isolate PBARC_wt_2022May chromosome 3, idZeuCucr1.2, whole genome shotgun sequence genomic region harbors:
- the LOC105217615 gene encoding CCR4-NOT transcription complex subunit 3 isoform X3 has translation MAATRKLQGEIDRCLKKVAEGVETFEDIWKKVHNATNSNQKEKYEADLKKEIKKLQRLRDQIKSWIASGEIKDKSQLLENRRLIETQMERFKIVERETKTKAYSKEGLGAAQKTDPAQRKKDEARNWLTSSISSLQLQIDQYESEIESLLAAKKKRLDRDKQDRMDEFRAKLDRNKFHVMKLETVLRLLDNDGVEAEQVNKIKDDVEYYIESSQEPNFEENEFLYDDIIGLDDVELSGTATTDSNNSNETSGSPSSITSGGSPVQSPAPATGTQQPLQQQSATAAATTTLASTMNTTAAAVTTAQQQQQQQQNNNSNSMNYAAEAAAAAAAAATASANSNTDATASDKRNKNESNSSSKTKQPVKPTAVRAANSSGKPSSGSTSETSSNKAVSSTPNKNHNQQQQQQQPTAAAIVAAAMGGQTAPTLVTSTANSIVGGAPTLAATVAAMAAGHSPALQQHAPAPSLNATNATATIGGGATTVTAAVVANNGSSNSNNNIQGQSVIQATPIIAFAAVAKNNTSHLENGPVHTATSYGMTAPTVVTNSQHQQQQQQQLSNLQTNSSHLQNAHNNTSNNNASNSLANAVQQGSAAAGMVVNNVGGNNLVNCISPNGISQVIGAQQQQQQQQQQQQQQQQVIGVTNNGTRVSPGLLSPKHMNGMPVSAANINNNNNNNNNNNNSMDAISLKTIAQEAINRSVIDTNSLTQGPGQQIDNRQQQQQQQQQQQQQAPQSQQVLQHFSTDTTANQQQQQQQQQSGGLAAAAVAFAAAAAATNGPATAGAGPVGSAVQSGLGGMTNAAVGQPGASNSGVNAPVGSKPLQQQQQQQQQQQQQQPTNEAHITPLLGVAPLGTLPLHKDHQLQFKMMEAAYYHLPTPADSERLNIYLPRTPVPTPLHYPQQQLPLYDTVEFYQRLSTETLFFVFYYMEGSKAQYLAAKALKKQSWRFHTKYMMWFQRHEEPKIINDDYEQGTYIYFDYEKWSQRKKEGFTFEYKYLEDKELN, from the exons ATGGCTGCGACGAGAAAGTTGCAAG gtgAAATTGACAGATGTCTGAAAAAAGTTGCTGAAGGGGTGGAAACATTCGAGGATATATGGAAAAAAGTGCATAATGCTACAAACAGTAATCAGAAG GAAAAGTATGAAGCGGATCTTAAAAAAGAAATCAAGAAGTTGCAAAGGCTTCGAGATCAAATCAAATCATGGATTGCATCTGGGGAGATTAAAGATAAAAGCCAGCTGCTGGAGAATAGGCGTCTCATTGAAACG CAAATGGAACGTTTCAAAATCGTAGAACGTGAAACGAAAACGAAAGCGTATTCGAAAGAAGGACTGGGCGCTGCACAAAAAACAGATCCAGCTCAACGTAAGAAAGATGAGGCACGTAACTGGTTAACATCGTCTATTAGTTCATTGCAACTGCAAATAGATCAATATGAAAGTGAGATTGAATCCTTATTGGCGGCAAAAAAGAAGCGCCTCGATCGCGACAAACAAGATCGCATGGATGAGTTTCGCGCTAAGTTGGATCGTAATAAATTCCACGTTATGAAACTGGAAACAGTGTTAAGATTACTCGACAATGACGGTGTTGAAGCAGAACAA gtaaataaaattaaggatGATGTTGAATATTACATTGAATCCTCACAAGAGCCGAATTTCGAAGAGAATGAGTTTCTTTATGATGACATTATTGGCCTGGACGATGTGGAGTTATCTGGCACAG CCACTACCgacagcaataacagcaacgAGACCAGCGGTTCGCCAAGCAGTATAACATCGGGTGGCAGTCCTGTGCAATCGCCAGCGCCAGCAACTGGTACACAACAGCCGCTGCAACAACAATCTGCGACAGCGGCGGCGACAACGACGTTGGCGTCAACAATGAATACGACGGCAGCGGCAGTAACAacggcgcaacaacaacaacaacagcagcaaaataataacagcaacagcatgaATTACGCAGCGGAAGCAgctgcggcggcggcggcggcagccaCAGCGTCGGCGAATAGTAATACAGATGCGACAGCCAGCGATAAAAGGAACAAAAATGAGAGTAATTCTAGTAGCAAAACAAAA CAACCTGTAAAGCCAACGGCAGTGCGTGCAGCAAATAGCAGTGGTAAACCTTCTAGTGGCTCAACATCAGAAA CGTCTTCAAATAAAGCCGTTAGTTCGACGCCCAATAAGAAtcataaccaacaacaacaacagcaacagcccaCCGCAGCGGCAATAGTGGCAGCAGCAATGGGTGGTCAAACAGCGCCAACGCTGGTGACGAGCACGGCAAATAGCATAGTTGGTGGTGCGCCCACGTTGGCGGCCACCGTTGCCGCCATGGCTGCTGGCCATAGTCCTGCACTGCAACAACATGCGCCAGCGCCCAGCTTAAATGCGACAAATGCAACGGCAACGATTGGTGGTGGTGCGACAACGGTGACAGCCGCAGTGGTCGCTAATAATGGTAGCagtaacagtaacaacaacattcaAGGCCAATCTGTGATTCAAGCGACGCCAATTATTGCATTTGCGGCTGTAGCGAAAAATAACACAT caCATCTTGAAAACGGGCCTGTGCATACGGCGACTTCATACGGAATGACTGCACCCACGGTAGTAACCAATTCacagcatcagcaacaacaacaacaacaattatccaATCTTCAAACGAATTCCTCACATTTACAAAACG CGCATAATAACACTTCCAATAACAACGCATCAAATAGTTTAGCGAATGCTGTGCAGCAAGGAAGCGCAGCTGCTGGTATGGTGGTGAATAATGTTGGCGGTAATAATTTGGTAAATTGCATTTCTCCAAACGGTATATCGCAAGTAATTGgcgcacagcaacagcaacagcagcaacaacaacagcagcagcaacaacaacaagttattGGTGTAACTAACAATGGCACCCGGGTTTCACCGGGTTTGCTGTCACCGAAGCATATGAATGGCATGCCTGTGTCCGCAGccaatataaacaacaataataacaacaacaacaataataataattcgatGGATGCGATTTCATTAAAGACAATAGCTCAGGAAGCTATTAATCGGTCGGTAATCGATACCAATTCATTGACGCAAGGACCCGGACAACAGATTGACAAtaggcaacagcagcagcaacaacaacaacaacagcagcagcaagcgcCACAATCACAGCAGGTCTTACAGCATTTCTCAACCGATACAACTGccaatcagcaacaacaacaacaacaacaacaatctggTGGTTTAGCAGCAGCCGCGGTAGCCTTTGCTGCAGCAGCCGCCGCAACAAATGGACCGGCAACAGCGGGTGCGGGCCCAGTCGGCAGTGCAGTGCAAAGTGGTTTAGGCGGTATGACGAATGCAGCGGTGGGTCAACCAGGCGCTAGTAATAGCGGTGTTAATGCACCAGTGGGTAGCAAACcactgcaacagcagcagcaacagcaacaacaacaacaacaacaacaacccacaAATGAAGCGCATATAACGCCACTACTTGGCGTAGCACCGCTTGGCACATTGCCGCTACATAAAGATCATCAATTGCAATTCAAAATGATGGAAGCCGCTTACTATCACCTCCCGACACCAGCCGACTCGGAAAGATTGAATATATATCTGCCGCGTACGCCAGTGCCGACACCACTGCATTATCCTCAG caacagcttccACTCTACGATACCGTTGAATTTTATCAACGACTCTCAACCGAAACGCTCTTCTTTGTTTTCTATTATATGGAAGGTTCGAAGGCGCAATATTTAGCAGCGAAAGCATTGAAAAAGCAAAGCTGGCGATTTCACACAAAGTACATGATGTGGTTCCAAAGGCATGAggaaccaaaaattattaacgaTGATTACGAACAG GGTACGTACATCTATTTTGATTACGAGAAATGGAGTCAACGCAAAAAGGAGGGATTTACTTTTGAATACAAGTACTTAGAAGACAAGGAGTTGAATTGA
- the LOC105217615 gene encoding CCR4-NOT transcription complex subunit 3 isoform X2 — protein sequence MAATRKLQGEIDRCLKKVAEGVETFEDIWKKVHNATNSNQKYEADLKKEIKKLQRLRDQIKSWIASGEIKDKSQLLENRRLIETQMERFKIVERETKTKAYSKEGLGAAQKTDPAQRKKDEARNWLTSSISSLQLQIDQYESEIESLLAAKKKRLDRDKQDRMDEFRAKLDRNKFHVMKLETVLRLLDNDGVEAEQVNKIKDDVEYYIESSQEPNFEENEFLYDDIIGLDDVELSGTGVSLGIPSSATTDSNNSNETSGSPSSITSGGSPVQSPAPATGTQQPLQQQSATAAATTTLASTMNTTAAAVTTAQQQQQQQQNNNSNSMNYAAEAAAAAAAAATASANSNTDATASDKRNKNESNSSSKTKQPVKPTAVRAANSSGKPSSGSTSETSSNKAVSSTPNKNHNQQQQQQQPTAAAIVAAAMGGQTAPTLVTSTANSIVGGAPTLAATVAAMAAGHSPALQQHAPAPSLNATNATATIGGGATTVTAAVVANNGSSNSNNNIQGQSVIQATPIIAFAAVAKNNTSHLENGPVHTATSYGMTAPTVVTNSQHQQQQQQQLSNLQTNSSHLQNAHNNTSNNNASNSLANAVQQGSAAAGMVVNNVGGNNLVNCISPNGISQVIGAQQQQQQQQQQQQQQQQVIGVTNNGTRVSPGLLSPKHMNGMPVSAANINNNNNNNNNNNNSMDAISLKTIAQEAINRSVIDTNSLTQGPGQQIDNRQQQQQQQQQQQQQAPQSQQVLQHFSTDTTANQQQQQQQQQSGGLAAAAVAFAAAAAATNGPATAGAGPVGSAVQSGLGGMTNAAVGQPGASNSGVNAPVGSKPLQQQQQQQQQQQQQQPTNEAHITPLLGVAPLGTLPLHKDHQLQFKMMEAAYYHLPTPADSERLNIYLPRTPVPTPLHYPQQQLPLYDTVEFYQRLSTETLFFVFYYMEGSKAQYLAAKALKKQSWRFHTKYMMWFQRHEEPKIINDDYEQGTYIYFDYEKWSQRKKEGFTFEYKYLEDKELN from the exons ATGGCTGCGACGAGAAAGTTGCAAG gtgAAATTGACAGATGTCTGAAAAAAGTTGCTGAAGGGGTGGAAACATTCGAGGATATATGGAAAAAAGTGCATAATGCTACAAACAGTAATCAGAAG TATGAAGCGGATCTTAAAAAAGAAATCAAGAAGTTGCAAAGGCTTCGAGATCAAATCAAATCATGGATTGCATCTGGGGAGATTAAAGATAAAAGCCAGCTGCTGGAGAATAGGCGTCTCATTGAAACG CAAATGGAACGTTTCAAAATCGTAGAACGTGAAACGAAAACGAAAGCGTATTCGAAAGAAGGACTGGGCGCTGCACAAAAAACAGATCCAGCTCAACGTAAGAAAGATGAGGCACGTAACTGGTTAACATCGTCTATTAGTTCATTGCAACTGCAAATAGATCAATATGAAAGTGAGATTGAATCCTTATTGGCGGCAAAAAAGAAGCGCCTCGATCGCGACAAACAAGATCGCATGGATGAGTTTCGCGCTAAGTTGGATCGTAATAAATTCCACGTTATGAAACTGGAAACAGTGTTAAGATTACTCGACAATGACGGTGTTGAAGCAGAACAA gtaaataaaattaaggatGATGTTGAATATTACATTGAATCCTCACAAGAGCCGAATTTCGAAGAGAATGAGTTTCTTTATGATGACATTATTGGCCTGGACGATGTGGAGTTATCTGGCACAG GTGTTTCACTTGGTATTCCATCATCAGCCACTACCgacagcaataacagcaacgAGACCAGCGGTTCGCCAAGCAGTATAACATCGGGTGGCAGTCCTGTGCAATCGCCAGCGCCAGCAACTGGTACACAACAGCCGCTGCAACAACAATCTGCGACAGCGGCGGCGACAACGACGTTGGCGTCAACAATGAATACGACGGCAGCGGCAGTAACAacggcgcaacaacaacaacaacagcagcaaaataataacagcaacagcatgaATTACGCAGCGGAAGCAgctgcggcggcggcggcggcagccaCAGCGTCGGCGAATAGTAATACAGATGCGACAGCCAGCGATAAAAGGAACAAAAATGAGAGTAATTCTAGTAGCAAAACAAAA CAACCTGTAAAGCCAACGGCAGTGCGTGCAGCAAATAGCAGTGGTAAACCTTCTAGTGGCTCAACATCAGAAA CGTCTTCAAATAAAGCCGTTAGTTCGACGCCCAATAAGAAtcataaccaacaacaacaacagcaacagcccaCCGCAGCGGCAATAGTGGCAGCAGCAATGGGTGGTCAAACAGCGCCAACGCTGGTGACGAGCACGGCAAATAGCATAGTTGGTGGTGCGCCCACGTTGGCGGCCACCGTTGCCGCCATGGCTGCTGGCCATAGTCCTGCACTGCAACAACATGCGCCAGCGCCCAGCTTAAATGCGACAAATGCAACGGCAACGATTGGTGGTGGTGCGACAACGGTGACAGCCGCAGTGGTCGCTAATAATGGTAGCagtaacagtaacaacaacattcaAGGCCAATCTGTGATTCAAGCGACGCCAATTATTGCATTTGCGGCTGTAGCGAAAAATAACACAT caCATCTTGAAAACGGGCCTGTGCATACGGCGACTTCATACGGAATGACTGCACCCACGGTAGTAACCAATTCacagcatcagcaacaacaacaacaacaattatccaATCTTCAAACGAATTCCTCACATTTACAAAACG CGCATAATAACACTTCCAATAACAACGCATCAAATAGTTTAGCGAATGCTGTGCAGCAAGGAAGCGCAGCTGCTGGTATGGTGGTGAATAATGTTGGCGGTAATAATTTGGTAAATTGCATTTCTCCAAACGGTATATCGCAAGTAATTGgcgcacagcaacagcaacagcagcaacaacaacagcagcagcaacaacaacaagttattGGTGTAACTAACAATGGCACCCGGGTTTCACCGGGTTTGCTGTCACCGAAGCATATGAATGGCATGCCTGTGTCCGCAGccaatataaacaacaataataacaacaacaacaataataataattcgatGGATGCGATTTCATTAAAGACAATAGCTCAGGAAGCTATTAATCGGTCGGTAATCGATACCAATTCATTGACGCAAGGACCCGGACAACAGATTGACAAtaggcaacagcagcagcaacaacaacaacaacagcagcagcaagcgcCACAATCACAGCAGGTCTTACAGCATTTCTCAACCGATACAACTGccaatcagcaacaacaacaacaacaacaacaatctggTGGTTTAGCAGCAGCCGCGGTAGCCTTTGCTGCAGCAGCCGCCGCAACAAATGGACCGGCAACAGCGGGTGCGGGCCCAGTCGGCAGTGCAGTGCAAAGTGGTTTAGGCGGTATGACGAATGCAGCGGTGGGTCAACCAGGCGCTAGTAATAGCGGTGTTAATGCACCAGTGGGTAGCAAACcactgcaacagcagcagcaacagcaacaacaacaacaacaacaacaacccacaAATGAAGCGCATATAACGCCACTACTTGGCGTAGCACCGCTTGGCACATTGCCGCTACATAAAGATCATCAATTGCAATTCAAAATGATGGAAGCCGCTTACTATCACCTCCCGACACCAGCCGACTCGGAAAGATTGAATATATATCTGCCGCGTACGCCAGTGCCGACACCACTGCATTATCCTCAG caacagcttccACTCTACGATACCGTTGAATTTTATCAACGACTCTCAACCGAAACGCTCTTCTTTGTTTTCTATTATATGGAAGGTTCGAAGGCGCAATATTTAGCAGCGAAAGCATTGAAAAAGCAAAGCTGGCGATTTCACACAAAGTACATGATGTGGTTCCAAAGGCATGAggaaccaaaaattattaacgaTGATTACGAACAG GGTACGTACATCTATTTTGATTACGAGAAATGGAGTCAACGCAAAAAGGAGGGATTTACTTTTGAATACAAGTACTTAGAAGACAAGGAGTTGAATTGA
- the LOC105217615 gene encoding CCR4-NOT transcription complex subunit 3 isoform X1 yields MAATRKLQGEIDRCLKKVAEGVETFEDIWKKVHNATNSNQKEKYEADLKKEIKKLQRLRDQIKSWIASGEIKDKSQLLENRRLIETQMERFKIVERETKTKAYSKEGLGAAQKTDPAQRKKDEARNWLTSSISSLQLQIDQYESEIESLLAAKKKRLDRDKQDRMDEFRAKLDRNKFHVMKLETVLRLLDNDGVEAEQVNKIKDDVEYYIESSQEPNFEENEFLYDDIIGLDDVELSGTGVSLGIPSSATTDSNNSNETSGSPSSITSGGSPVQSPAPATGTQQPLQQQSATAAATTTLASTMNTTAAAVTTAQQQQQQQQNNNSNSMNYAAEAAAAAAAAATASANSNTDATASDKRNKNESNSSSKTKQPVKPTAVRAANSSGKPSSGSTSETSSNKAVSSTPNKNHNQQQQQQQPTAAAIVAAAMGGQTAPTLVTSTANSIVGGAPTLAATVAAMAAGHSPALQQHAPAPSLNATNATATIGGGATTVTAAVVANNGSSNSNNNIQGQSVIQATPIIAFAAVAKNNTSHLENGPVHTATSYGMTAPTVVTNSQHQQQQQQQLSNLQTNSSHLQNAHNNTSNNNASNSLANAVQQGSAAAGMVVNNVGGNNLVNCISPNGISQVIGAQQQQQQQQQQQQQQQQVIGVTNNGTRVSPGLLSPKHMNGMPVSAANINNNNNNNNNNNNSMDAISLKTIAQEAINRSVIDTNSLTQGPGQQIDNRQQQQQQQQQQQQQAPQSQQVLQHFSTDTTANQQQQQQQQQSGGLAAAAVAFAAAAAATNGPATAGAGPVGSAVQSGLGGMTNAAVGQPGASNSGVNAPVGSKPLQQQQQQQQQQQQQQPTNEAHITPLLGVAPLGTLPLHKDHQLQFKMMEAAYYHLPTPADSERLNIYLPRTPVPTPLHYPQQQLPLYDTVEFYQRLSTETLFFVFYYMEGSKAQYLAAKALKKQSWRFHTKYMMWFQRHEEPKIINDDYEQGTYIYFDYEKWSQRKKEGFTFEYKYLEDKELN; encoded by the exons ATGGCTGCGACGAGAAAGTTGCAAG gtgAAATTGACAGATGTCTGAAAAAAGTTGCTGAAGGGGTGGAAACATTCGAGGATATATGGAAAAAAGTGCATAATGCTACAAACAGTAATCAGAAG GAAAAGTATGAAGCGGATCTTAAAAAAGAAATCAAGAAGTTGCAAAGGCTTCGAGATCAAATCAAATCATGGATTGCATCTGGGGAGATTAAAGATAAAAGCCAGCTGCTGGAGAATAGGCGTCTCATTGAAACG CAAATGGAACGTTTCAAAATCGTAGAACGTGAAACGAAAACGAAAGCGTATTCGAAAGAAGGACTGGGCGCTGCACAAAAAACAGATCCAGCTCAACGTAAGAAAGATGAGGCACGTAACTGGTTAACATCGTCTATTAGTTCATTGCAACTGCAAATAGATCAATATGAAAGTGAGATTGAATCCTTATTGGCGGCAAAAAAGAAGCGCCTCGATCGCGACAAACAAGATCGCATGGATGAGTTTCGCGCTAAGTTGGATCGTAATAAATTCCACGTTATGAAACTGGAAACAGTGTTAAGATTACTCGACAATGACGGTGTTGAAGCAGAACAA gtaaataaaattaaggatGATGTTGAATATTACATTGAATCCTCACAAGAGCCGAATTTCGAAGAGAATGAGTTTCTTTATGATGACATTATTGGCCTGGACGATGTGGAGTTATCTGGCACAG GTGTTTCACTTGGTATTCCATCATCAGCCACTACCgacagcaataacagcaacgAGACCAGCGGTTCGCCAAGCAGTATAACATCGGGTGGCAGTCCTGTGCAATCGCCAGCGCCAGCAACTGGTACACAACAGCCGCTGCAACAACAATCTGCGACAGCGGCGGCGACAACGACGTTGGCGTCAACAATGAATACGACGGCAGCGGCAGTAACAacggcgcaacaacaacaacaacagcagcaaaataataacagcaacagcatgaATTACGCAGCGGAAGCAgctgcggcggcggcggcggcagccaCAGCGTCGGCGAATAGTAATACAGATGCGACAGCCAGCGATAAAAGGAACAAAAATGAGAGTAATTCTAGTAGCAAAACAAAA CAACCTGTAAAGCCAACGGCAGTGCGTGCAGCAAATAGCAGTGGTAAACCTTCTAGTGGCTCAACATCAGAAA CGTCTTCAAATAAAGCCGTTAGTTCGACGCCCAATAAGAAtcataaccaacaacaacaacagcaacagcccaCCGCAGCGGCAATAGTGGCAGCAGCAATGGGTGGTCAAACAGCGCCAACGCTGGTGACGAGCACGGCAAATAGCATAGTTGGTGGTGCGCCCACGTTGGCGGCCACCGTTGCCGCCATGGCTGCTGGCCATAGTCCTGCACTGCAACAACATGCGCCAGCGCCCAGCTTAAATGCGACAAATGCAACGGCAACGATTGGTGGTGGTGCGACAACGGTGACAGCCGCAGTGGTCGCTAATAATGGTAGCagtaacagtaacaacaacattcaAGGCCAATCTGTGATTCAAGCGACGCCAATTATTGCATTTGCGGCTGTAGCGAAAAATAACACAT caCATCTTGAAAACGGGCCTGTGCATACGGCGACTTCATACGGAATGACTGCACCCACGGTAGTAACCAATTCacagcatcagcaacaacaacaacaacaattatccaATCTTCAAACGAATTCCTCACATTTACAAAACG CGCATAATAACACTTCCAATAACAACGCATCAAATAGTTTAGCGAATGCTGTGCAGCAAGGAAGCGCAGCTGCTGGTATGGTGGTGAATAATGTTGGCGGTAATAATTTGGTAAATTGCATTTCTCCAAACGGTATATCGCAAGTAATTGgcgcacagcaacagcaacagcagcaacaacaacagcagcagcaacaacaacaagttattGGTGTAACTAACAATGGCACCCGGGTTTCACCGGGTTTGCTGTCACCGAAGCATATGAATGGCATGCCTGTGTCCGCAGccaatataaacaacaataataacaacaacaacaataataataattcgatGGATGCGATTTCATTAAAGACAATAGCTCAGGAAGCTATTAATCGGTCGGTAATCGATACCAATTCATTGACGCAAGGACCCGGACAACAGATTGACAAtaggcaacagcagcagcaacaacaacaacaacagcagcagcaagcgcCACAATCACAGCAGGTCTTACAGCATTTCTCAACCGATACAACTGccaatcagcaacaacaacaacaacaacaacaatctggTGGTTTAGCAGCAGCCGCGGTAGCCTTTGCTGCAGCAGCCGCCGCAACAAATGGACCGGCAACAGCGGGTGCGGGCCCAGTCGGCAGTGCAGTGCAAAGTGGTTTAGGCGGTATGACGAATGCAGCGGTGGGTCAACCAGGCGCTAGTAATAGCGGTGTTAATGCACCAGTGGGTAGCAAACcactgcaacagcagcagcaacagcaacaacaacaacaacaacaacaacccacaAATGAAGCGCATATAACGCCACTACTTGGCGTAGCACCGCTTGGCACATTGCCGCTACATAAAGATCATCAATTGCAATTCAAAATGATGGAAGCCGCTTACTATCACCTCCCGACACCAGCCGACTCGGAAAGATTGAATATATATCTGCCGCGTACGCCAGTGCCGACACCACTGCATTATCCTCAG caacagcttccACTCTACGATACCGTTGAATTTTATCAACGACTCTCAACCGAAACGCTCTTCTTTGTTTTCTATTATATGGAAGGTTCGAAGGCGCAATATTTAGCAGCGAAAGCATTGAAAAAGCAAAGCTGGCGATTTCACACAAAGTACATGATGTGGTTCCAAAGGCATGAggaaccaaaaattattaacgaTGATTACGAACAG GGTACGTACATCTATTTTGATTACGAGAAATGGAGTCAACGCAAAAAGGAGGGATTTACTTTTGAATACAAGTACTTAGAAGACAAGGAGTTGAATTGA